A region of Melitaea cinxia chromosome 15, ilMelCinx1.1, whole genome shotgun sequence DNA encodes the following proteins:
- the LOC123660170 gene encoding protein GVQW3-like, with protein MSESSLHLTKFEHRAVIKFLVKKGKTAKEIFEETSSVYGESGPSSATVKRWTRLFQQGKETLEDPRSGRPNTAVTDENIEKVKKIVLDDRRITWWQIAEELGFNKERVGDIMHNHLHMNKVSARWVPKMLTPLDKQRRVETSEEFLDL; from the coding sequence ATGTCTGAGTCATCACTGCACTTAACGAAGTTTGAGCATCGCGCCGTCATCAAATTCCTCGTTAAAAAGGGGAAAACagcaaaagaaatttttgaagaaACTTCTAGTGTTTACGGAGAATCTGGACCGTCGTCAGCTACGGTTAAACGATGGACACGCCTATTCCAACAAGGCAAAGAGACTCTGGAAGATCCCCGCTCGGGTCGGCCAAACACCGCAGTCACCGATGAAAACatcgaaaaagtaaaaaaaattgtactggaCGATCGCCGAATAACATGGTGGCAGATAGCAGAAGAGCTTGGCTTTAATAAGGAACGAGTTGGAGATATTATGCACAATCATTTGCATATGAATAAAGTCAGTGCGCGTTGGGTGCCAAAAATGCTCACGCCACTTGACAAGCAGCGGCGCGTTGAAACTTCTGAAGAGTTTTTAGACTTGTGA
- the LOC123660171 gene encoding uncharacterized protein LOC123660171, translating to MSIVQILIKTNQSINLIRIKNLYLKYFQQYLAVKYIYFLYNMNEKSFVWTSDLTRRFFELRFQNDWLFKKRKQPWGEFHKLLLDNGFPVEMTVKHLRKKWSYTYDSYRIAKKTKNKSWKYYRMFEKHFGKSQVLDKYESWSDEWRLKLIVCVSEAKEAKLDYRNMWRTVETALRCQDLPLDCCIQDLKGLWHYIRITFKRKHRLVLRNSVRNDWPLYSAVLDYYKKYEPEYLQRLDTSPESLSERRTAHMPRGKAIKNDGVEEFQWSKDITESFIQIRLQNDWLFRDQKRAWNNLRAIMIEEYGFPKTLTGRELCRKWAATYAEYQKAKATNNKTWVYYTLFELYFGEGGLSLNPLMDWQEEWVLNLISARTDLDHLFRFSAKNSADPWREVEKRLRTIGMPLDHSLLELPEVWKHLLKTFKWKQKFANKGILNEQWPFFEAISKYIEIHDKHVIKEQKQDSFEDLSLDDDIEDDMKLFDLKQRLDLVKPKFEALEANLCRSCSNEDGCVNLYNQTDDEGLDLAQKLRIIGGIELNEADTLPSQICLNCVKELENAYKFRRKCQETDRKLRINSLNKIKIEIQPEYNHPLKNHGDNQENQDFEVDIQYDDLPEETTAKPNRMVKSEKKITRRKRVRKLRYDYWKVCEVCGKHTRNLISHLDMHASDKCYSCDICEKKFKFKSGLIVHKAVHNPTPKKTCEVCGKSFHILAQYRRHFAYHANERKFECETCGKRFNSLDILRVHNRSHTDERPFSCSECGKTFRTAGCVSRHRRIVHRNIKSVKK from the exons ATGTCTATTGTtcaaatcttaataaaaaccaatcaatcaatcaatttaattagaataaaaaatttatatctcaAATATTTCCAGCAATATCTagcagttaaatatatatattttttatataatatgaatgaaaaaagttttgttt ggaCGTCTGATTTGACTAGACGCTTTTTTGAACTTCGTTTTCAAAACGATTGGCTGTTTAAGAAAAGGAAACAGCCTTGGGG agaaTTCCACAAGCTCCTTCTTGATAATGGCTTTCCAGTAGAGATGACTGTGAAGCACTTACGAAAGAAATGGTCATATACATATGat tcttaTAGAATAgccaaaaaaactaaaaataaaagttgGAAATATTACAGAATGTTTGAAAAACATTTTGGAAAATCTCAAGTTTTAGATAAATATGAATCAT GGAGTGATGAATGGAgattaaaactaatagtatGTGTGTCTGAAGCAAAAGAAGCGAAACTTGATTATCGTAATATGTGGAG aaCAGTCGAAACAGCATTAAGGTGTCAAGATTTACCACTAGACTGTTGTATACAGGACTTAAAAGGATTGTGGCATTATATCAGAATTACTTTTAAG CGGAAACATCGTCTAGTGTTACGTAATTCGGTCAGGAATGACTGGCCACTGTATTCAGCTGTGCTGGACTACTACAAGAAGTATGAACCGGAGTATTTACAGAGATTGGACACCTCTCCGGAAAGTTTGTCTGAACGGAGAACCGCACACATGCCCAGAGGGAAGGCTATCAAAAATGATGGAGTAGAAGAGTTTCAAT gGTCCAAAGATATAACTGAATCATTTATTCAGATACGGCTACAAAATGATTGGCTGTTCAGAGATCAAAAAAGGGCTTGgaa CAATCTCCGAGCTATAATGATAGAAGAGTACGGGTTCCCTAAAACATTAACAGGGAGAGAACTTTGCAGAAAATGGGCTGCCACATATGCc gAATACCAAAAAGCAAAAgctacaaataataaaacatggGTTTATTACACGTTATTCGAACTCTACTTTGGAGAAGGCGGTTTAAGTCTCAACCCCTTGATGGACT GGCAAGAGGAGTGGGTCTTGAACCTGATCAGCGCCAGGACTGACTTAGATCATTTGTTTCGATTTTCTGCAAAGAATTCCGCAGATCCTTGGCG AGAAGTTGAAAAAAGACTTAGAACTATAGGAATGCCTTTAGATCACAGTTTATTAGAACTACCAGAAGTTtggaaacatttattaaaaacttttaag TGGAAACAAAAATTCGCCAATAAGGGTATTTTAAACGAACAATGGCCGTTCTTTGAAGCCATATCAAAATACATAGAAATCCATGATAAGCATGTAATAAAGGAGCAAAAACAGGACAGCTTTGAGGATCTGTCTCTCGATGACGATATCGAGGATGATATGAAACTGTTTGATCTGAAACAGAGGTTGGACCTCGTTAAACCCAAGTTCGAAGCCCTCGAGGCGAACCTCTGCAGATCTTGCTCTAATGAGGATGGCTGTGTCAACCTTTACAACCAGACAGATGACGAAGGACTGGACCTCGCGCAGAAGTTGAGGATTATTGGTGGAATTGAG TTAAATGAAGCAGATACTCTACCGTCACAAATATGTCTGAATTGTGTTAAAGAATTGGAGAATGCGTACAAATTCAGGCGGAAATGTCAAGAAACCGACAGAAAACTTAGAattaattctttaaataaaataaaaattgaaatacaaccTGAGTACAATCATCCATTAAAAAACCACGGTGACAATCAAGAGAACCAAGACTTCGAAGTCGATATACAATACGATGATCTGCCAGAAGAAACCACAGCGAAACCAAATCGAATGGTGAAGAGCGAAAAAAAGATAACGAGGCGGAAAAGGGTACGAAAACTAAGATACGACTACTGGAAAGTGTGTGAAGTGTGCGGGAAACACACGAGGAATTTGATCAGCCACCTAGACATGCACGCCAGCGACAAGTGTTACTCTTGCGACATTTGCGAGAAAAAGTTCAAGTTCAAAAGCGGGCTCATAGTCCACAAAGCCGTTCACAACCCAACGCCTAAAAAGACTTGCGAAGTTTGTGGAAAGAGCTTCCACATCTTAGCCCAATATCGTCGTCATTTTGCATATCACGCTAACGAGAGGAAGTTCGAGTGTGAGACGTGCGGGAAAAGGTTTAACTCGCTGGATATACTGAGGGTGCATAACAGGTCTCACACGGACGAGCGGCCCTTTAGTTGCTCCGAGTGCGGGAAGACCTTTCGCACCGCCGGCTGCGTCAGTAGGCACCGCCGCATCGTCCACAGGAACATCAAGAGTGTAAAGAAGTGA